A section of the Triticum dicoccoides isolate Atlit2015 ecotype Zavitan chromosome 7A, WEW_v2.0, whole genome shotgun sequence genome encodes:
- the LOC119332740 gene encoding uncharacterized protein LOC119332740 — protein MTECPYLRPWLVVCGDMLLMVDHYMSLSFGAPVLYKPYHLDMSTRPAKWVEVKKLDNWALFVGGDVRSPPFSCLTPEKWGGRSNCLYYAHYSQPWSVHGLGDAANAVWDPSTDPDLVYKRNWYGQLQAFWVYPSMFYSDAPVVTGHQDWADLPDNLLHSIVPLLGSFLDLIAFASTCRSWRAAFSSYPSKSTFCTKLPPLLVRPNVRVQAPHLPSSNGRHKLRTCKVIDLANQNIALRCQIPQETFQRMRFAGSSYGQLICCRRGNCLIVDVFTGAEVSPPCLPFSGDCEEEFYFGGTLTAPLASPNCHLLVSTRSSLFDWPVGSDSWSEIKLSDARIDQIVEFNGQFIAMDYSQRIYFLKLAPQLGLQEITTKWWDGMTECPYLRPWLVVCGDMLLMVDHYVSLSFGAPVLYKPYRLDMSTRPAKWVEVKKLDNWALFVGGDVRSPPFSCLSPEKWGGTSNRLYYAHYSQPWSVHGFGDAADAVWDPSTDPDLVYKRNWYGQLQAFWVYPSMFYSDGQ, from the coding sequence ATGACTGAATGCCCATATCTAAGACCATGGCTGGTGGTCTGCGGTGATATGCTTCTCATGGTTGACCATTACATGAGCTTATCATTTGGAGCACCAGTCTTGTATAAACCCTACCACCTTGATATGTCGACCAGACCTGCAAAATGGGTGGAGGTGAAGAAGCTGGACAATTGGGCACTCTTTGTAGGGGGTGATGTGAGGAGCCCGCCGTTTTCTTGCTTGACCCCAGAGAAGTGGGGAGGGAGGAGCAACTGCCTGTACTACGCCCATTACTCTCAGCCTTGGAGCGTACATGGATTAGGTGACGCGGCAAATGCTGTGTGGGATCCTTCCACCGACCCTGATCTTGTGTACAAGAGAAACTGGTACGGCCAGCTGCAGGCCTTCTGGGTGTATCCAAGCATGTTCTATTCTGATGCTCCAGTAGTGACGGGGCACCAAGACTGGGCTGACCTCCCAGATAACCTGCTTCACTCCATTGTTCCTCTGTTGGGTTCCTTTCTCGACCTTATTGCGTTTGCTAGCACCTGTCGTTCTTGGCGTGCCGCCTTCTCTTCATACCCATCCAAATCGACCTTCTGCACCAAACTCCCGCCTCTCCTTGTCCGGCCCAATGTCCGTGTCCAAGCCCCTCATCTACCTTCTAGCAATGGTCGTCACAAGCTACGCACATGTAAGGTCATTGATCTAGCCAACCAGAACATAGCCCTTCGCTGCCAGATTCCTCAAGAAACTTTTCAGAGGATGCGTTTTGCTGGTTCTTCATATGGGCAACTCATCTGCTGCCGCCGAGGAAATTGTCTTATTGTTGATGTGTTCACTGGTGCTGAGGTTTCACCTCCATGTCTCCCATTCAGTGGTGACTGTGAAGAGGAGTTCTACTTTGGTGGCACCCTGACAGCTCCCCTTGCATCACCCAACTGCCATCTCCTTGTCAGCACTCGATCCTCCCTGTTTGATTGGCCGGTTGGAAGCGACTCTTGGTCTGAAATCAAGCTTTCTGATGCACGGATAGATCAGATTGTGGAATTCAATGGCCAGTTCATTGCCATGGATTATTCTCAGAGGATCTACTTTCTGAAGTTAGCCCCCCAGCTTGGCCTGCAGGAGATAACTACCAAGTGGTGGGACGGCATGACTGAGTGCCCATATCTAAGACCATGGCTGGTGGTCTGCGGCGATATGCTTCTCATGGTTGACCATTACGTGAGCCTATCATTTGGAGCACCAGTCTTGTATAAACCCTACCGCCTTGATATGTCGACAAGACCTGCAAAATGGGTGGAGGTGAAGAAGCTGGACAACTGGGCACTCTTTGTAGGGGGTGATGTGAGGAGCCCGCCGTTTTCTTGCTTGAGCCCAGAGAAGTGGGGAGGGACGAGCAACCGCCTGTACTACGCCCATTACTCCCAGCCTTGGAGCGTACATGGCTTTGGTGATGCGGCAGATGCTGTGTGGGATCCTTCCACTGACCCTGATCTTGTGTACAAGAGAAACTGGTATGGTCAGCTGCAGGCCTTCTGGGTGTACCCAAGCATGTTCTATTCCGATGGCCAGTGA